The sequence below is a genomic window from Candidatus Cloacimonadota bacterium.
CTTCCGATCATCGTAATAATCAAACAAAGCAGATAGTATGTCTTTCTTGAAATCTGAAAACTGATAACTTGCAGTAGTTAATCCCAGTTGTTTCTTCTGATCAGGCGTTAGATTGTTATAAAAAGTAGATGTTAAAGATACGACAAGATCAACATCCATGTCTCCATAGATATTTGTATCGTTCTTATATGAGCCTTGTAAGTATTTATCGTACAAAATCCCATCAGGAAATTTGCAGGAATCGATCGCATTTCTTACAGATTCATGGGTTTGCTCTGCCGTAACTTGTGCACCAATATGTGACCATGTTTCTAATTGACTTTCTGAGATTGACATGTAACCTCCAAACTTAGTTTACCATAGAGTTTATCATGGTTAAGCACTTCACCCATTTCCCCATATTCTCCCAAGCTTCATTCACATCAGACAGCTTGACTTCCACATGGGCAACACGAGTGTTTCTGAATTCATTCACTTCAGATAGTAGAACGTATAGCTCTCCCATCTTTTCTCCGGAATATGCTTTCTCGACATCATTCCATACTCCATTTGCTCCAAATCCTCCTTTCTGAGCATATTCTAAGCAAAATAGTAATGTCCCTAGCTTCATTATCGGACGCGCAAAGACTAAGTTATCTCTAAGGTATCTTCCAAACTTCTCCAGTACATTTCTTTTCCTATCATAGACATTCGAAAGATCAGGCATAAAGTATGCATCCCTCCTTGATATATCTGTCGGAATCTTACCTTGTAATCCATTTACTAATAAACGCATAGCATAAACATCAAGGTTGAATAGAAGCGGTTGGAATGCATGAGCATAGTCAGTCATTTTGGTTTTTTCAGCGTGATCAAGTATTAGCAAAGCTTGTCTTATACTGTCTTTAATGTCCTCAGGAACACTTTCAACTGCTCCTATACTTTTGAGTTTATCGAACAATGGATCACTAAGATCATTTGTATCAACAGCATCAAAGTCAATAAAAATCTGTTCAGAGACCCCCTCATTGATCAAGTTCTGTAATGAAGGCTC
It includes:
- a CDS encoding restriction endonuclease subunit R; its protein translation is FTPLIMAKKTTIQDRKRNSSETRLSSWKPYQATSTEKRPAVTARRTMFNLVPCDSSFEQEFAFECDRLNDVEAFAKNAGPQKLTIDYLKPDKHRALYVPDFFVRVKSGDIYLCELKGREDNLVALKAKAAIEWCKSASKGKVKWHYMYLPYHLFQQSTANSLEELARACEPSLQNLINEGVSEQIFIDFDAVDTNDLSDPLFDKLKSIGAVESVPEDIKDSIRQALLILDHAEKTKMTDYAHAFQPLLFNLDVYAMRLLVNGLQGKIPTDISRRDAYFMPDLSNVYDRKRNVLEKFGRYLRDNLVFARPIMKLGTLLFCLEYAQKGGFGANGVWNDVEKAYSGEKMGELYVLLSEVNEFRNTRVAHVEVKLSDVNEAWENMGKWVKCLTMINSMVN